The genomic region TTTCCCTCAATCGGCGTGATCCGCAGACTGCCCAGGGCTTCTGCGGCGCTGTACTCAAAGCTGCCCCGCCAGGCGAGACTGTTCTCTCCACAATCCAGAGAGTATTCCAGAATCTGGACAGCGGAAACCGGTACGGCAAGCAGTGAAAGGAGAAGAAATGCGAGTGTTAAGTTCTTTTTTTTCATGATCTTGTCCCCCATTGACTGGTTTTGATAACACATCCTCTGCTCCGGTAATCGCAAAAGAAATGCCAGAGGGAAGGAATGGGCAGAATCATGCCCCTGAGGGAACTAGGAGGAACTGCGCGCCCGGAGAATCCGGAACTCCAGATCCCGGAAAGAGCGCGCCATCGAACGGGCGCTACGGGCAATGGAATCAATGCCACGCAGGGAAAACTCGTTCTCCTGCATACGGGCCAAAAGAAGAAGCTCGAAGGCTGTCGCGCGCATCCAGCCCACATCCACCCGGTAGCCGCAGGCAGCCAGGGCGCCGGTTCTGTCAAGGAAGCGCCGCAGGCTACGAGCTTCGATATTCAGGGTGCTGCAGGAGGCAAAGAGGATGACCCGGTTCTCGCAGCGCCCTTCCAGAAGCTCTGCCATTCGATCCAGAGAATACCGCTCCTCAGCAATCTGGATCCCCTCCTCCAGTCCATGGCTGGCCAGATAGAGAACCGGATAGGCCTCATAGCGCTTCTGCGTCCACTTGCCGAGATAGAGCTCAAACTCCTCGGCGGTAGCAAACTCCCGGTGGATGTAGTCCACTCCCTCGTTCAGACGAAGAAGCTCCAGAAGGGGTCGCACGGTGGACATGACTCTCAGGTCGGGATCCCAAAGACCCTCGAGACAGAAGATGCCCTTGTTCTGATCTTTCTTGCGCATACCCGCCTCCTCTTCCCCGAAAGCCTAGAAGCAGCAAGCCAAATGGGGAAGCAAAAAAAAGACCCCGCAGGGTCCATTTCCAAAGCAAGAAAGATTTCAATCCCTAGGGGGAAGCAGTCCAGGCAAAGTAGTCAAAGAGGGAGTAGCTAAAGGTACCGTCGTCATAGAAGGTGCGCAGACCCGCATAGAGCTTTTGCCCGTCAGCAGGCAGGCCGGTGGCCAGTACGGAGTAGTCCCGCTGATAGCCGGAATGGAAAAAGACCTCTTCACAGTTCTCATCAAGGACTTCAAACTCGAAGCCCACCACGCTCGGAACATCCGTCCACTCAAAGAGCACGTCCCGGCCCATGAGAACTGTCCCCGGCAAGGGGCGGGCAATCTCCGGCGTCATGTACTGCATGTGCCACCAGTTCGACTGGTAGGTCAGATCACAGGCCTGGTCGTATAATTCCAGATAGACCTGATAGGGAGGCTCCAGATCCCTTGGATAAGCATACCAGAGAGAGTTGAGATCCTCGTTGTCCTCCAGATCGCAGAAGACATTCAACTCCGCGCCTTCCTGATCAAAGAGTGTCACCAGGGTTCGGGAGGAAAGGGAGAGTCCACCGTCCTCGCAGGGAGGGTAGCCCGGGCCCGCCGCGAAGAGAACATCCGGGATGACATCCCAGTTCACAACCTTCATGAAGTAGCGGGTGTAAACGATTCCATCTTCAACAAAATCCTCTGTGCCCGTGGTGCCAACCCGTGGCTGGGGAAGATCGGGGAAGCAGTCCACAGCTCCGCAATCTTCCGGATTGTCCGAAGGACCGACCAGCACTTCCACAATCTCGCGGACCGTTCTCGGGGCCGGCTCGCCGGTATCGGGATCCACATAGAAATCCGAGATCTGGATGTCGATGGTCACGACTCCCCCATCAAGCAAACAGGGATAGTCGTGGATCTCATAGACAGGCGTGTTGCTGATGCGTTCCAGAGGAGCTTCACCATCGCCCCAGTCAACGGTCACCAGCATGGAGTCGTTGTAGAAATTGCCATAGGTCATCGAGAGCATGACCTCGTTGGCCCCGGGAACAGTGGGCGTCACCATGAGTGTAGCGATGATGGGTGGCGGCGCGCCGTCACTGACAGTAGGATCCAGGGCGAGTGGGTACTGAACTCCCGGCTCGGTGAACCAGGAAGTGGACAGGCGAGTGACCAGTTCGGCACGGCCCGCTTCCAGGAAGCGAAGCTCGTACTCGATCCATGGCCGGTGAAGGAAACGGGCATCCCAGGCCGTTGCGGCGGGAATGTAAAAGACCTCGGCTCCCCCGGAGTCATGAAGGCTGATTCCATTGGCCGTGATGGCACTCTCACCAGCAAAGACTTCTCCCGCGCGAGTGAAGACCCGAAGATCCTCATCGAAGCTCAAGGGCTCTATGAACTCCAGAGTCTTCGCCTCGTCGACAAAATCCGGCAGGTACTGGAAGAGGATCACATGGCGAAGCAGGCCCTCGGTCTGAGTGATGCGAAGATCGATTCCGTTTCCAAAGAGTCCGGGAAGATAGCGGCTTGCGCCCTCTTGCAGAGGGGCAACGGCGGAAGCCTGGAGGCGATCCACTTCCAGACCGGTAGGCCCGTAGAGAACGATCTCACCGGCTTCGAATTCGAAGCGGTGCGTTCCCCCGACCTCGGTCAGGATCGCGCCACCCGTCTCCAGATCCACCAAAGGATCGGAGAAAGGTTCTGCGATATCCAGGCTACATCCGGCCACGATTGACATCAGGATACTGAGTACCCCGATACCATATAGCCGAATGTGGGCGACCCGATTCATGGGTCCTCCATTTCCGTGTACAGGCTTCCCGTGTAGATCTTCTACACCCATCCGAAGACAAGTATAGCAAAGTAGCTAAAGCCTTGTGTATCAGCAGCTAAGACCCTGAGGTGCGGGATTTTTCTGATAATTGTGTAGGCGAGCACCTACGCAATCGTAGGAAACATCCAGGAAGTTCAGGGAAGAATCGGGAGCCCCAAAACTGAAGAAAGACTGTCTCCGAAGCTATAGGCGGGAGTATTGGTCTTGTCCCAGCCAATAGACCAGACCATAAAGCCCTTCATTTCAGCACCTTGCGACTGAAGAATCTCGTATTCCGTGGCAATTTCCAGGGGCGACAGCCAGCCTCCACCCGGAGCGGAACCCGTGGGAGTGGCCGGATGCCCGCTCGCGATTTTGTCAGAAGGAATCTCGATCTGATAACTGCACTTGTCATTCGGATCAAAAAAAGATTCCCAGGGATGATGCTCGGGAGCTTCAAACTCGAAAGTCCCGCTAGCCAGAAGAGTCACATATTCCGAGATGGAATGGGCGCCATGAGAATGGTTGTAGAACTGGGGCTGTATCCAGTCGACATAGGGCATCATGTCGCTGCTGAGCAGGGGAGCATAGTTGTTCCAGGAGCGCGTGGGACGATTGACCGGAGGGTCGTAATCGTAGAGAAATGCCTGTGGAGGGCTCAGGGTAACCAGATAACCATACCCCTTTATTTTTTTTATCAGGCCCCGCATGCAGTAGAGGAAGTCATGAAGAGACTCTACCGTCTCGATGTCGATGTCGAGACCGTCAAAACCATACTGCTCGAAAACATCGAGCAACTGGCTTCCCGCTTTTTGAATCCAGAAGTCCCGGCTTACATTCAGGAATGGAAAAAAGCCCCTCTCTCCCCCCATGGACAGCAGGACACGGCAACCGGTTCTCTCCTTGAGAGACCGAATCTGTCCGTTTTGAATCTGCGCGGGGTAAGCCACCTGTGGTTGTCCAAGCTGAATCCAGTCCAGGTTGCCGTAGCTGTCGACATTGCAAAAAGCCACCGTGAGAACATTGTAACTCTCGGGGATCTGACTCAAGTCCGGTGGTTCCTGCATGGTTCCCGGCTGTGTGGCCCCCCAGAATCCCGACAGGACTATTGGAGGAGCTTCCACATGTGCATGCTCGTTCCCGTTGTCGGGATACACAATGACCAGTTCCGTGCAGGCACAGAGGAAGAGGACAAGAAGGGGAATCAGGATGGGTCGATGCATGTCACTTCAGGAGCAGGAGTTTACGGGAATGGGAACTCTCTCCGTCAGAGAGCCTTAGAAAATACACTCCACTCGCCAGTTTCATTCCCCGCTCATCCCGTCCCTGCCACTGCAGCGAGTGGTTCCCTGCTACATACGGACCATCGGCCAGAAGCGCAAGAAGCCTCCCGCTCAGATCATGAACCGACAAACGAATATCGCATGCCTCCAATAGAGAGAAGCGAATCTCCGTTGTGGGATTGAAGGGATTGGGAAAGACATTTCTCAAGACAGTGGAAGCGCCCGGCGTCCCTTCGCTCACTCCCACTGCATCGGAAACACTGTTGAGCGCCCCCGGAGTGCCGTACCCTTGGGAGGAGGCCCAACTCTCGGGAAGCGAATTGTCGAACTCGGCATCCAGAAGCTCCAGGGTCGGACCGAAACCGTCGGCCTCGGGAGGCCAGGGAGGGGCATCATCATAGACAAGCTGATCGTAGATCACTCCCTCTGCGCTCCGGAAGCTCAAGGCCTCTCCTCCCCCGCTGAAACCGAAGCCCAGATCACCGACCACCTGCGTGACCTCCGGGAAGCAGGCATGAAAGAGCTGGTAACTCCTGCAAAGCACCAGATAGGCGTGAGCCGCAATCACCGTCCCCTCAGGAATGACAAAGGTATTGGCCAAATCCATGAACTGCATCCCGGAAATGTCAATCGCCTGATCGCCAGGGTTGTGCAACTCCACCCAATCCTCCGGATTGAACTGGCCGGATGAGTGGTAGTTGATCTCATTGATCACGATCCCGGAGGCCGTCATGTCGAAAGGCAGGGCGCCCATGTCCGCAAGAGTTCCGTCCGGGTCGGGAGGAGAGAGAGGATCGCCCGCATTGATGCAGGGAGAAAAGGCCGTGAGATTGAAATTCCCCGCAGAAGCATCCACAAAGAGAGGAGCCTCGAAGAGGTTGCCGATACCCGGAATGCTGTCAGTATCTGAAAGGGAATAACGAAACTGAACTGCGGAAAGAGGGTCGATGGCAATCGAGGAGTCCAGGCTCGAAGAGACAATGCCATTGATCACGGTCGCAAAGCCACCCCCCTGTCCGGCGTTCTTCTCGTAGGCGGAGATCCCCAGCACATTTCCATAGAGAGTGTTGCGATCCATCGTGACAAAAGAGGAATCCTTTACCGCAACCGCGATATCACAAGCTTCAATCGTATTGTAAAGGAGAGTTGCCGTACTCCTCTCCCCGACGGAAACCCCCTTGTCCGCGGCCTGCGATAAAGAGTTTCCCTCCAGTGTCGCGAAACTGCCTTCCCCGACATCGATGAAGTCGTCCTCCCCGCTCGAGAACTGACATCGACGGACCTGCCCATCACTCACTCCGTCGAAGTCCACGGCATCTCCACCGGCAGTCACATTCTCAAAGACGCAGTCCTCGATCAGGGCCGTCCCGACACGCAGATTGAAATGTTCCCCCTGATTTCCCGACAGAAACTGGCTGTCCCTCAGTTCGACGCTGGCTTCATTTGCATAGACACATTGGTAGTTGTCCCTGAAGACAAGGTTCTGGAGAAAGAGATCGGTCGCATAGCTGGAGATGGCCGCCTTTTGCCAGGCGGGTCCCCCCTGAGCGACTCCTGACGAGGCTCCCTCGATGAGGACATGCTCCAGCGTGGAGGGAGCGCTTCCAGCCTCGAAACAGAGTGCGCCCCAGCGGTCGGCCGACAGTCGCGGCATGAAATGAATGGGTCGCCATGCGTAGCCATGGGCATCAATCTGCCCTTTCACCAGAACCCTCACTCCATCGGCCAGACGAATCTCTGAACCGTATTCGATTTCAAGAAGCACCCCGCTCTCCACGGTCAAGTCCTCGTTCACATAGTAAGGAGAACCCAGGATGTTGAGGGTCATGTCTTCGCTGATCGAGGGTGGAAGAACGGTGCCCTCCACAACCTTGAAGGAATTGTAGGTGTCAAAGCCCTCTACCTCATGCCCCGGCATTCCGTCTATGGCCTGCACCATCCAGTACCAGAGGACATAAGGGTTGAAGGTATCGGGAGGAGTAAAGACCGTATCCTGCAGGCCCGTGTACCAGGTCGTCAGGTCTTCGGCAAAAGTCAAGCTCCTGCTGATTGCCAATTTGTAACGGACTGGATCACCATTGGGATCGCTGGAGGAACCCCATCGAAGGGTCACACTGTCGGGAAATGAGTAGGGAGTCCGTTCCAGTTCGAAGGAACGGGGTTTCCAGGAGAGTTGTTCAATCAGGTCAGGAATGCGACCTTCAATCCCGATCACCTTCTCCTGTGAAGTGCGATACTGCCAGTCGTTGAGGTCATACACATTGTCGCTATGATCGTTCTCCACGGAAGCCTCAATCACAACCATCAAGCTGTCGATGAGCGGAAACAGATGGTCCGTGGTAAAAAGGGTCGTCGCCAGTTCCAGCACGCGGCCACGATAAGCATCGAAGAGTTCGGGAACGATAAAGACCCGTTCCGGCAGTGGATTGTCATGGTAGGTGAAATAGGATGTGCGATGATAGGGATAGGATGCCCCGTACTGGGCAAAGGTCTTGTCCACATCCCAGGGCAACATGATCCAGTTCCCGCTTCCTGCGATGTCGTGATACATGTAGTAGTTGTGATAGTAGGTGCTTCCATTGGCCAGAAGACTGTTCAGGGCCAGGATGTTCATCAGGCGATCGTAGTCAAAGTTCTGCTGAAAGTAGTTGGGGAGATCCGCGTCAGAAACCGAATCGAGATTGTCAATCAACTCTTGCAGGTCATCTCTCGATTCATTCTCATTGGTTTTCTTTTCCCAGTGTATCTCCACATCATCAAAGATGCTCAGGCAGGCTCCATCAAGAGTGGCCTTGTAGAGATTGCCCTGCGGGTCGAGTCCCTTGTCCGCAAGAAAGTCCTCGTCCACATTCTCCACACGAATGTAAAGCCCGAAGTACTCTCCATTCAGGTGGAGCCTTGCATGCTCCGCATCAAAACAGGGATGCCCGCTTTCCTGGAAGAGTCGGGAGGCAAGAACCGTCCTCATATAAGAGCGGTCATACCAGTCGGCATTCATGAGCATGACATCCCGGCCGTTCGGAAAAGCAGCCCCGTCGCTTTTGATTCTGAGCGACTTTTTCGGAAACTCTCTTGAGGAATCTCCCCGGATTCTCATCCTGCAGTCAGGCCAGGTAACTCCGTTGATCCCCATCGTGCAGGGGATGTAGTGATCCAGCCAGTAGTTGTCATAAATGAACTGAAAACTGTCGGGGTCACAGCTGAGGAAATAGTCCGTCGGAGCCAACTGGGCATGACCAAGCGGGGCAATCAGGGAAATCGCCAAAAGGAAAAGAACCGGCTTTCCCGGAAAATGCATCCTTCCCCCACCTTGTCGTGATTGATTCAAGGAATCCCAATTATAGCACATCCAGGGAGGAGTGGTCTAACCGGGCAAAAGAGAACCGCGCCCCGCAAAGCGGAGCGCGGCACATTCATAAAACGCGAACTATCGGAGCAGAACCATCTTTCTCGACTCGCTGCCTCGCAGGGTCTGAAGCCGCGCGAAGTAGACACCGCTGGAAGAAGGGTTCCCATCGCTGTCGAGCCCGTCCCAGGCAATTTCCTGCATCCCGGCCTCATGGACACCGTTGGCAAGTTGCACAATCTGTCGGCCTTCAATGTCATGAACCGTCAGCAGGATTTGCTGCTCTTCCTGAAGATGGAAGCGGACCCTGGCGTGCGGGTTGAAGGGATTGGGATAGATTCCAAGAATCCGGGTCGGACTTTCCGGCAAATCTTCTGCGGCATTTCCCCCGGGGAAGGCAGACTCACAGGCACCCAGATCCGGGGCGGTTCCCGCCGGACGAGGGCGATCCAGCCCGTCAAAATCAGTCGCGATGCCATAGTCCTCTGCACCCGCCGCAACACAGGGACTGTCCTGCTGAAGGTGGAGATCGGGCAAAGCCTCATCGACGAACAGCGGATCGACATCCATGATCTGCTCTCCCGCATAGCCTCCCTGAACCAGACAGTAGCGGAGGCTGAAGCCGGTTCCCATGAACTCGGCACCCCCGGCTCCTGTGTCCGCCCAGAAAATGCTGTTCCCGGCATCGAGAGTTCCGCCAAACATCGCAGCAGCGCCGCCACCGTTGGTGGACTGATTCTCAAAAGTAGTCACATGAAGCATGGAGGCTGTTCCCCCCATGTTGAAGAAGCAAGCGCCGAGGGGAGCCTGATTGCCCGTGAAGATCGTGTTGCTGACTTCGAGGCTGGTTCCCGCTGCAAGATAGATTCCCCCGCCGCCAGGGATTCCGGTCGTACCGGTAACCTGATTGGAGTCGAAGAGGAGGCGGTCAAGAACGGTGGCTCCGACAGCAAGATACAGGGCTCCCCCGCCATCTGTCGCCATGTTCGAAAGGAATGTTCCTCCGGAGAGATTCATGTTTCCGGACAGAAGAGACAGCGCTCCTCCATAGGACCCGCTACTGTTCCCTTCGAAAGAGCAGTCGTTCAGGTTCAGTTCGCTTCCCTCCATGCAGATCGCGCCCCCATGAACCGTGCCCGTATTGTCCACGAAATCACACATTTCAAAGAGCGCAGATCCACCGACCCAGGCGGCTCCTCCACCGCTAGTCGCTCCACTTCCCGTTGAAGAGCTGTCGATCCTGCATCCGGAAATAACCGGCGAGGAAGCAGGGTCAATCCAGAGCGCCCCGCCCTCAAGGTCATCGTAGCCCTTGCGAAGTAGCAGGTTTTCAATCCGCGTTCCCGGGCCTTCCGCATTGTCAAAGATGAACAGACGGTGGCTGCCTCCTCCGTTGAGAATCGCATCTCCGAGGTTTCCATCTCCCCGGATAACGATATCCTTGCCATAGGGACGAAGGTCCGAGTTGTTGAAGGTGCTGTAGGCTCCGGGAGTGACGAGGACGGTATCGCCGGAGGCAGAAGCATTGATCGCCACCTGAATGCTGGCATAGGGATCATTGTGGGAGCCAGCGCCACCGTCGCTTCCATCCGGCGCTACAAACCAGACCGGCCCTTCCCAGCTCACTTCAAGGTGATCGAGAAGATGTTCCACATCGGTTTGCCCGTCGACATCCTGCACAATCAAGCGCGGGCTGTAGATTCCCGTGTCCTCGAACACAAAATCGTGAGGACCGGGACCGGAAGCATCCACGCTCCCGTTCCCGTCGAAGTCCCACTGCCAGTCGACAATGCTCCCGCTCACGCCCACGGAGCGATCCGTGAAGGTGACGACTTCCCCCGCATTGGAAAGGGTGTTGGACAGTTCCATTGACGCATAGGGCGGCTGCCCGCTCGTTGTGTAGCGAGTGTAGTAGGTGTAGTCCCCGAAACTGCAGCCGGCGTTATAGGAGATGTTGAAATAGCCGTCCATCCCCCAGTCCTCGCCCCAACTGTTCTTAACGATGAAGTAGCCCCCGTTGTCGTTGTAGCCCACGATGCAAACTGCGTGGCCGCCCTCATACTCCCCGCTCGCGACATAGATGCCGGAGAGGTAGGAGTTGAAGTTTTCGTAGATGTCCATCGTGGTGTAGAGGGGACCGTAATTCAGCAAGGCATTCTTGATCGAAGTCGTATTGGCCGTGTAACAAACGACTCCATAGTTCCCGTAATAGTAGTCGCGGTATTGCGTATCGGAACAGTGATCTCCGCAAGGGACCGTATCACTTTCCTGATAGGGCATACAGTCGTCATCGAGCATGCCGCTGTTTCTTGCGTAGTTGAGAACATTCTGCCCCCAACCTCCTCCGCAACCCCATCCATTGGAGATGCAGGAAAGGGGATACTGCTCGCTCATGTTCAGGTTCACAACATCGCCACCATCGATGGCGAATAGGAAGGCACTTTCCAGAGCGGCAACCGCACCAAAGACCCAGCAGGAACCGCAACTTCCCTGATCCTGAATCCCGGTTACAAAGTTCCCGCCATTGTTCCGCCAGTCCAGCAGGCTCCGATCGCCTGAACGATCCTCCGTCATGACATAGGGTATTCCCACATCGCCGTTAAAGGGTTCCAGATCATGCATCAGCGTGGCCCGCCGCTCTTCGGGAGTCATCCTCATTCGACTGGTCTCGCCAGCAATCCAGTCATGGCCGAGAGCATCAATCCCGGACTGGAACGCAGAAATCTCCGCCTCCATCGTAGTCTGACGTTCCGGACTCATGTCGCTCGAAGCCAGGGACGAAGAAACCAGTGTCACAGACACCAGCAGGGTCAAAAAGAACGCCGCTCCGTGCAGCTTTGCCGTGCGCATCATTCACCTCCGCGGGACAAACCCGTTCTGTCTTGAGGGCCCAAGTACCCCTAGGGGTCTACAATTATAGCATTCCCGGGCACAGCGTGTCCCTAGGGTTTTCGGCAATCCTGCGGGAAACTTGACGCCACATCGCTGTTATGGTAGGAATATCTTATCTCTAAGGCATTGGATGGGATGCTACTAATAAGAAGTTTTATGTCCCGTCCGAACACCCTGTTCTTCATTTCGCTCTGCATCCTTGTCCTTTCTCTCGCCTGCGGTCGGACCTTTCTCATTCAGTCCAGCATTGACCTGACCGAGTGGATCGATGCTGATGACCGTACTTTTTCTCTCGACATCACCGACCCTGACCCCGACTTTCAACACACATGGTTGGACGCTCCGGTCGTTGAGATTCAACTCTCCGAGGCCTTTGAAGAGTATGTTGTCACAGACGAGATCCTGATATTTCTGGGTCTCGAATCCTTGACCCATGTTTCCAATGGGGACATCGACCTAAGTGCGGAGGTCTCTGTCTACATTTCTGAATTCAATGAACCGGAGATCTGGGAAGAAGAACCCCTGTATACTCTGGACTTCCCTCACTTCAACCAGCCAGGGGGTGCCGAGTGTGCGGGCACACTGGAACTTGCTGAAGACTTTCGGAATCTGATTCACTCTGGTGTCCCTCTCTTCCTGGGTTTGCAGGCCACCGCAAGCAACCAGGGAGGAACAGGTCAGTACAGTGGCTCGATCATCGCCACTCACTTGAGACTGGACTACATGGGCCACCGGGAATTTTAGCTCTGTGGGGGCATGGTAAATGCCATGCCCCCTT from Candidatus Krumholzibacteriia bacterium harbors:
- a CDS encoding glycosyl hydrolase family 18 protein, which codes for MHRPILIPLLVLFLCACTELVIVYPDNGNEHAHVEAPPIVLSGFWGATQPGTMQEPPDLSQIPESYNVLTVAFCNVDSYGNLDWIQLGQPQVAYPAQIQNGQIRSLKERTGCRVLLSMGGERGFFPFLNVSRDFWIQKAGSQLLDVFEQYGFDGLDIDIETVESLHDFLYCMRGLIKKIKGYGYLVTLSPPQAFLYDYDPPVNRPTRSWNNYAPLLSSDMMPYVDWIQPQFYNHSHGAHSISEYVTLLASGTFEFEAPEHHPWESFFDPNDKCSYQIEIPSDKIASGHPATPTGSAPGGGWLSPLEIATEYEILQSQGAEMKGFMVWSIGWDKTNTPAYSFGDSLSSVLGLPILP
- a CDS encoding CotH kinase family protein; protein product: MHFPGKPVLFLLAISLIAPLGHAQLAPTDYFLSCDPDSFQFIYDNYWLDHYIPCTMGINGVTWPDCRMRIRGDSSREFPKKSLRIKSDGAAFPNGRDVMLMNADWYDRSYMRTVLASRLFQESGHPCFDAEHARLHLNGEYFGLYIRVENVDEDFLADKGLDPQGNLYKATLDGACLSIFDDVEIHWEKKTNENESRDDLQELIDNLDSVSDADLPNYFQQNFDYDRLMNILALNSLLANGSTYYHNYYMYHDIAGSGNWIMLPWDVDKTFAQYGASYPYHRTSYFTYHDNPLPERVFIVPELFDAYRGRVLELATTLFTTDHLFPLIDSLMVVIEASVENDHSDNVYDLNDWQYRTSQEKVIGIEGRIPDLIEQLSWKPRSFELERTPYSFPDSVTLRWGSSSDPNGDPVRYKLAISRSLTFAEDLTTWYTGLQDTVFTPPDTFNPYVLWYWMVQAIDGMPGHEVEGFDTYNSFKVVEGTVLPPSISEDMTLNILGSPYYVNEDLTVESGVLLEIEYGSEIRLADGVRVLVKGQIDAHGYAWRPIHFMPRLSADRWGALCFEAGSAPSTLEHVLIEGASSGVAQGGPAWQKAAISSYATDLFLQNLVFRDNYQCVYANEASVELRDSQFLSGNQGEHFNLRVGTALIEDCVFENVTAGGDAVDFDGVSDGQVRRCQFSSGEDDFIDVGEGSFATLEGNSLSQAADKGVSVGERSTATLLYNTIEACDIAVAVKDSSFVTMDRNTLYGNVLGISAYEKNAGQGGGFATVINGIVSSSLDSSIAIDPLSAVQFRYSLSDTDSIPGIGNLFEAPLFVDASAGNFNLTAFSPCINAGDPLSPPDPDGTLADMGALPFDMTASGIVINEINYHSSGQFNPEDWVELHNPGDQAIDISGMQFMDLANTFVIPEGTVIAAHAYLVLCRSYQLFHACFPEVTQVVGDLGFGFSGGGEALSFRSAEGVIYDQLVYDDAPPWPPEADGFGPTLELLDAEFDNSLPESWASSQGYGTPGALNSVSDAVGVSEGTPGASTVLRNVFPNPFNPTTEIRFSLLEACDIRLSVHDLSGRLLALLADGPYVAGNHSLQWQGRDERGMKLASGVYFLRLSDGESSHSRKLLLLK
- a CDS encoding C1 family peptidase is translated as MMRTAKLHGAAFFLTLLVSVTLVSSSLASSDMSPERQTTMEAEISAFQSGIDALGHDWIAGETSRMRMTPEERRATLMHDLEPFNGDVGIPYVMTEDRSGDRSLLDWRNNGGNFVTGIQDQGSCGSCWVFGAVAALESAFLFAIDGGDVVNLNMSEQYPLSCISNGWGCGGGWGQNVLNYARNSGMLDDDCMPYQESDTVPCGDHCSDTQYRDYYYGNYGVVCYTANTTSIKNALLNYGPLYTTMDIYENFNSYLSGIYVASGEYEGGHAVCIVGYNDNGGYFIVKNSWGEDWGMDGYFNISYNAGCSFGDYTYYTRYTTSGQPPYASMELSNTLSNAGEVVTFTDRSVGVSGSIVDWQWDFDGNGSVDASGPGPHDFVFEDTGIYSPRLIVQDVDGQTDVEHLLDHLEVSWEGPVWFVAPDGSDGGAGSHNDPYASIQVAINASASGDTVLVTPGAYSTFNNSDLRPYGKDIVIRGDGNLGDAILNGGGSHRLFIFDNAEGPGTRIENLLLRKGYDDLEGGALWIDPASSPVISGCRIDSSSTGSGATSGGGAAWVGGSALFEMCDFVDNTGTVHGGAICMEGSELNLNDCSFEGNSSGSYGGALSLLSGNMNLSGGTFLSNMATDGGGALYLAVGATVLDRLLFDSNQVTGTTGIPGGGGIYLAAGTSLEVSNTIFTGNQAPLGACFFNMGGTASMLHVTTFENQSTNGGGAAAMFGGTLDAGNSIFWADTGAGGAEFMGTGFSLRYCLVQGGYAGEQIMDVDPLFVDEALPDLHLQQDSPCVAAGAEDYGIATDFDGLDRPRPAGTAPDLGACESAFPGGNAAEDLPESPTRILGIYPNPFNPHARVRFHLQEEQQILLTVHDIEGRQIVQLANGVHEAGMQEIAWDGLDSDGNPSSSGVYFARLQTLRGSESRKMVLLR